One segment of Streptomyces sp. XD-27 DNA contains the following:
- the recO gene encoding DNA repair protein RecO, with protein MTLFRDDGIVLRTQKLGEADRIITLLTRGHGRVRAVARGVRRTKSKFGARLEPFSHVDVQFFARGSDLVGRGLPLCTQSETIAPYGSRIVADYARYTAGTAMLETAERFTDHEGEPAVQQYLLLVGGLRTLAAGEHEPHLVLDAFLLRSLAVNGYAPSFRDCAKCGMPGPNRFFSVGAGGVVCGECRVPGSVVPSAESLTLLGALLTGDWETADACEPRHAREGSGLVAAYLHWHLERGLRSLRYVEK; from the coding sequence ATGACCCTGTTCCGCGACGACGGCATCGTGCTGCGCACCCAGAAGCTCGGCGAGGCGGACCGGATCATCACGCTCCTCACCCGCGGCCACGGCCGTGTCCGGGCCGTGGCCCGCGGGGTGCGGCGTACGAAGTCGAAGTTCGGGGCCCGACTCGAGCCGTTCAGCCACGTCGACGTGCAGTTCTTCGCCCGTGGCAGCGACCTCGTCGGGCGCGGCCTGCCGCTCTGTACGCAGAGCGAGACCATCGCTCCGTACGGCAGCCGCATCGTCGCCGACTACGCCCGCTACACCGCCGGCACCGCCATGCTGGAGACGGCCGAGCGGTTCACCGACCACGAGGGCGAGCCCGCCGTACAGCAGTACCTGCTCCTCGTCGGCGGCTTGCGCACCCTCGCCGCCGGGGAGCACGAGCCCCACCTCGTACTGGACGCGTTCCTCCTCCGCTCCCTCGCCGTCAACGGCTACGCCCCGAGTTTCCGCGACTGCGCCAAGTGCGGCATGCCTGGTCCGAACCGATTCTTCTCGGTCGGAGCGGGCGGAGTGGTCTGCGGAGAGTGCCGCGTGCCCGGTAGCGTCGTACCCTCGGCGGAGTCGCTGACGCTGCTCGGCGCGCTGCTCACCGGGGACTGGGAGACGGCGGACGCGTGCGAGCCCCGGCACGCCCGGGAGGGCAGCGGGCTCGTGGCCGCCTATCTTCACTGGCACCTGGAGCGGGGACTGCGGTCCCTCCGATACGTAGAGAAATGA
- a CDS encoding VOC family protein → MAEKTIPILPCRTIQPVLDFYTALGFEVTFQQKSPNPYAAVQRGGIQLQFFGMKHYEPADSFSTCYVVTDDVDALHEAFRARLKAAYGRIPTRGLPRIGPLKDMSYGMRQFLMTDPGGNCIRIGQQTSDDQRHRPAPEETFSRALHHASLLADSKEDLAGAAKIIDRVLRLPDERPTPVQLLRLLVLRADVAGRLDDEETATSMLAKAAAVHLTAAERESVRDDLERLEELRG, encoded by the coding sequence ATGGCTGAGAAGACGATTCCGATCCTGCCGTGCCGGACCATCCAGCCCGTTCTCGACTTCTACACGGCCCTCGGGTTCGAGGTGACCTTCCAGCAGAAGAGTCCCAACCCGTACGCGGCCGTCCAGCGCGGCGGCATACAGCTCCAGTTCTTCGGGATGAAGCACTACGAGCCGGCTGATTCGTTCAGTACGTGCTACGTCGTGACCGATGACGTCGATGCGTTGCACGAGGCCTTTCGGGCCCGGCTCAAGGCGGCGTACGGGAGGATCCCGACCCGCGGACTGCCGCGCATCGGGCCGCTCAAGGACATGTCATACGGCATGCGACAGTTCCTCATGACCGATCCGGGCGGCAACTGCATCCGCATCGGGCAGCAGACGAGCGACGACCAGCGCCACCGGCCCGCGCCCGAAGAGACCTTCTCCCGGGCCCTGCACCACGCCTCCCTCCTCGCGGACTCCAAGGAGGACCTGGCGGGGGCTGCGAAGATCATCGACCGGGTGCTGCGCCTTCCGGACGAGCGGCCCACGCCTGTGCAACTGCTTCGTCTGCTCGTGCTGCGGGCCGATGTCGCCGGGCGCCTCGATGACGAGGAGACCGCGACGTCCATGCTTGCCAAGGCCGCCGCGGTCCACCTCACCGCGGCGGAGCGGGAGTCCGTACGCGACGACCTTGAGCGCCTTGAGGAGCTGCGGGGCTAG
- a CDS encoding DUF397 domain-containing protein: MYELRWRKSSYSEGGEDNHCIELACGWQKSSYSGQAPASDCVELARTAGPVLLRESDDPHRIIATGPAPLRGFLRAAKAGAFDAVAQRP, translated from the coding sequence ATGTACGAGCTGCGCTGGCGGAAGTCTTCCTACTCGGAGGGGGGAGAGGACAATCACTGCATAGAGCTCGCCTGCGGGTGGCAGAAGTCGTCGTACTCAGGACAAGCGCCGGCCAGCGACTGCGTGGAGCTCGCCCGCACCGCGGGCCCCGTCCTTCTCCGCGAGAGCGACGACCCGCACCGGATCATCGCCACCGGCCCCGCCCCCCTGCGGGGCTTCCTCCGGGCCGCCAAGGCCGGGGCCTTCGACGCCGTCGCACAACGCCCGTAA
- a CDS encoding helix-turn-helix transcriptional regulator, which translates to MPQRPAPTARQRRVGAELRKMRERAGMNVAQAGAQLGAEGARVSNMEAGRLGVSEERVRMLADIYSCADHAYIDALAALATQRTRGWWEEYRGQVAAGALDLAELEHHAVAMRGVQIMHIPGLLQTEAYAKALFAGAEPVPTPVQLRRRLSYRLRRRDVLDRTDPPQCTFFIHEAALRMQFGGSKVAREQLEHVLDASERDNVTVRAIPFAAGGFPNAGSSMLYLCGQVSQLDTVQLDVPTGSTLLDAEAHLANYRRILDQAEARSLTSNETRDFIRAITKHL; encoded by the coding sequence ATGCCGCAGAGGCCAGCTCCGACCGCCCGGCAGCGGCGCGTTGGCGCGGAACTGCGCAAGATGCGCGAGCGTGCCGGAATGAACGTGGCGCAAGCTGGTGCGCAGTTGGGAGCTGAAGGAGCCCGGGTCAGCAACATGGAGGCCGGGCGCCTCGGTGTCAGCGAGGAGCGCGTCAGGATGCTTGCTGACATCTACTCCTGTGCGGATCACGCGTACATCGACGCACTCGCGGCCCTGGCCACGCAGCGGACCCGTGGTTGGTGGGAGGAGTACCGCGGGCAGGTCGCGGCCGGAGCGCTGGACCTCGCCGAGCTCGAACACCACGCTGTGGCGATGCGGGGCGTCCAAATCATGCACATCCCAGGGCTCCTTCAGACGGAGGCGTACGCGAAGGCGCTGTTCGCTGGCGCCGAGCCTGTACCCACGCCTGTCCAGCTTCGACGCCGTTTGTCGTACCGACTGAGGCGACGCGATGTGCTGGACCGGACTGACCCGCCGCAGTGCACCTTCTTCATCCATGAGGCCGCGCTGAGGATGCAGTTCGGTGGTTCCAAGGTGGCTCGAGAGCAGCTTGAGCACGTCCTGGATGCCTCGGAGCGAGATAACGTGACTGTCCGGGCCATCCCTTTCGCCGCTGGTGGCTTCCCGAACGCCGGGTCCTCCATGCTGTACCTATGCGGGCAGGTCTCGCAGTTGGACACCGTGCAGCTCGATGTCCCGACGGGGTCGACGCTCTTGGACGCCGAGGCGCATCTCGCCAACTACCGGAGAATCCTGGATCAGGCTGAGGCGAGGAGCCTCACCTCCAACGAGACGCGCGATTTCATCCGCGCCATCACCAAACACCTATGA
- a CDS encoding ATP-binding protein: MPETANIPPLFRFSAPNHPSSPRVCRDAIAALLHAKGEAEELTETARLLVSEAVSNVHRHAAATRMIHITVLAQAGAALITVKDNEPYRHPLPRQAGTDDEAGRGLLLMQELAFKWGVRLLGSPEPTRKQIWFEVRAPQANGAPQADLAPEKGE, translated from the coding sequence ATGCCCGAAACCGCCAACATCCCCCCGCTCTTCCGATTCAGCGCCCCCAACCACCCCTCCAGCCCCCGCGTCTGCCGCGATGCCATCGCCGCCCTGCTCCATGCCAAGGGCGAGGCGGAGGAGTTGACCGAGACCGCGCGGCTCCTGGTCTCCGAGGCCGTGAGCAACGTCCACCGGCACGCCGCCGCGACCCGCATGATCCACATCACCGTGCTCGCACAGGCGGGCGCCGCGCTGATCACCGTCAAGGACAACGAGCCGTACCGGCATCCGTTGCCGCGGCAGGCGGGCACCGACGACGAGGCGGGGCGCGGTCTGCTCCTCATGCAGGAGCTCGCGTTCAAGTGGGGCGTTCGTTTACTCGGCAGCCCGGAGCCGACCCGTAAGCAGATCTGGTTCGAGGTGCGCGCGCCGCAGGCGAACGGCGCGCCGCAGGCGGACCTGGCCCCGGAGAAGGGCGAGTGA
- a CDS encoding NACHT domain-containing NTPase yields MAEGRAGALLAKVGLAAASVVPPALLGARFWPSVREHPVGALLLFLAYLVLLAAVGFCVKVYTNVADRWVTRAADGVDRRLRWRISRFERDYRAYVLSHHRFIDLKGLATRGDFTPGLEEVFVDVSLVPTPTHTASQESLAGTVRAAGAAVRQSIHDFLGTPDGTALAVIGAPGTGKTTLLKHLALRLAREPGKRGSRDLPILLFLRDHAAAITADPEITLPEVIGASLRRLRGDEPPGWFDRQLQAGRCVVLLDGLDEVAREEDRRNVSKWVEEQIESYEANDFVLTSRPHGYRSAPVNRARVLQVRRFTGEQITRFVQGWYRAIERLSTGADDAAVADRAAEEATDLLDRLRARPVLYDLAANPLLLTMIANVHRYRGALPGSRAELYAEICEVLLWRRQEAKGNVAALPDELTGAKKEAVLRELAYVMMCERRRDIDTARAAETLGPALFRVGAAAVPVEDFLAAIVASGLLVERERGMYAFAHLTLQEHLAALHIQYRGLVDTLIAGVQDDWWRETTLLYAARVDPGPIVEACVDSGSVTAIALAFDCEEEAAEFAPETRRLLEDLRTDALRTGPDMPMGRLMTAVTVTRALRQTVRLGQDTLVCASPVSEELYGLFTGEPRAGHRTATGMTGREAAAFTQWVNELLPDGPRYRLPTEAEVADEGFRMVAADRPVWYAPDAQTRLWVPEGTEHPWSVPMDPEGQVWLGQDDEADRVLELGKLGLAVVRGFANSSGLAADPPRRRVGVTRGSGVSVGSQARHDAQAARAGALILSLGLDTALVRDIVLAPERAWERAGATHPSPGLSRHGNPARVLEFIRPLAPSLPPKAHVDQLAEATRLVALLLIVAAREDSTVAGLLRAVSFPDRLARPAGETQPVSTRIAPDPGEEGVAASVAAGFLWNAANTTRDLEDMSANLPAALSQLTGRLIDELRPPEAPDPAEAPYLRLTALTLAAVADRLLHAPEAAEAYRHTVRGVMARCGRADGTMPKPETIVLVRA; encoded by the coding sequence ATGGCGGAGGGCAGGGCCGGGGCGTTACTGGCCAAGGTCGGCCTCGCGGCGGCGAGCGTGGTGCCCCCGGCCCTGCTCGGCGCCCGGTTCTGGCCGTCGGTGCGCGAACACCCCGTCGGCGCCCTGCTGCTGTTCCTGGCCTACCTGGTCCTGCTCGCGGCGGTCGGCTTCTGCGTGAAGGTGTACACGAACGTCGCGGACCGCTGGGTCACGCGGGCGGCCGACGGGGTCGACCGGCGGCTGCGCTGGCGGATCTCCCGCTTCGAGCGGGACTACCGGGCGTACGTCCTGAGCCACCACCGCTTCATCGACCTCAAGGGCCTGGCCACCCGAGGAGACTTCACGCCCGGACTGGAAGAAGTCTTCGTCGACGTCAGCCTGGTGCCCACACCCACACACACGGCGTCGCAGGAGTCCCTCGCGGGTACGGTCCGGGCGGCCGGCGCTGCCGTACGGCAGTCCATCCACGACTTCCTGGGCACCCCCGACGGCACGGCGCTCGCCGTGATCGGCGCCCCCGGCACCGGCAAGACGACCCTGCTCAAGCACCTGGCACTGCGCCTGGCGCGCGAGCCGGGGAAGCGCGGCTCCCGCGACCTCCCGATCCTGCTCTTCCTCCGCGACCACGCGGCGGCCATCACGGCCGACCCCGAGATCACGCTCCCGGAGGTCATCGGCGCGTCCCTGCGGCGCCTGCGCGGGGACGAGCCACCGGGCTGGTTCGACCGGCAACTCCAGGCCGGGCGCTGCGTGGTGTTGCTGGACGGCTTGGACGAGGTGGCGAGGGAGGAAGACCGGCGCAACGTCTCGAAGTGGGTCGAGGAGCAGATCGAGAGCTACGAGGCCAACGACTTCGTGCTCACCTCCCGCCCCCACGGCTACCGGTCCGCGCCGGTCAACCGCGCCCGCGTACTCCAGGTGCGGCGCTTCACGGGCGAGCAGATCACGCGCTTCGTACAGGGCTGGTACCGCGCGATCGAGCGGCTGAGCACCGGCGCCGACGACGCGGCGGTCGCGGACCGGGCGGCGGAGGAGGCGACGGACCTGCTGGACCGCCTCCGCGCCCGCCCGGTCCTGTACGACCTCGCGGCGAACCCCCTCCTGCTGACGATGATCGCCAACGTCCACCGCTACCGGGGCGCCCTCCCCGGCAGCCGCGCCGAGCTGTACGCCGAGATCTGCGAGGTGCTGCTGTGGCGCCGCCAGGAAGCCAAGGGCAATGTGGCGGCGCTGCCGGACGAGTTGACCGGCGCGAAGAAGGAGGCCGTGCTGCGTGAGCTGGCGTACGTGATGATGTGCGAGCGGCGGCGCGACATCGACACGGCCCGTGCGGCGGAGACCCTTGGCCCGGCCCTGTTCCGCGTCGGGGCGGCGGCGGTACCGGTGGAGGACTTCCTGGCCGCGATCGTGGCGAGTGGGCTGCTCGTGGAGAGGGAGCGAGGCATGTACGCGTTCGCGCACCTCACTCTCCAAGAGCATCTGGCGGCCCTGCACATCCAGTACCGGGGACTGGTGGACACCCTGATCGCCGGTGTCCAGGACGACTGGTGGCGCGAGACGACGCTGCTGTACGCGGCGCGGGTGGACCCGGGCCCGATCGTGGAGGCGTGCGTCGACTCCGGCAGCGTGACGGCCATCGCCCTGGCCTTCGACTGCGAGGAGGAGGCGGCGGAATTCGCGCCGGAGACGCGCAGGCTCCTGGAAGATCTGCGCACCGACGCGCTGCGGACCGGACCGGACATGCCCATGGGGCGGCTGATGACGGCGGTGACGGTGACGCGTGCGCTGCGGCAGACGGTGCGCCTGGGGCAGGACACACTGGTCTGCGCGAGCCCGGTCTCCGAGGAGCTGTACGGGCTCTTCACCGGGGAGCCGCGAGCGGGCCACAGGACCGCGACGGGCATGACCGGACGCGAAGCGGCGGCGTTCACCCAGTGGGTGAACGAATTGCTGCCCGACGGCCCGCGCTACCGGCTGCCCACGGAGGCAGAGGTCGCGGACGAGGGATTCCGCATGGTGGCAGCGGATCGCCCGGTCTGGTACGCCCCGGACGCGCAGACCCGGCTGTGGGTGCCGGAGGGGACGGAACACCCGTGGTCGGTCCCCATGGACCCGGAAGGCCAGGTCTGGCTCGGCCAGGATGATGAGGCTGACCGCGTCCTGGAACTGGGCAAGCTGGGGCTGGCTGTCGTACGCGGCTTCGCCAACAGCTCTGGCCTCGCTGCCGATCCACCCCGCAGACGTGTCGGCGTGACGCGCGGGTCCGGCGTCTCCGTCGGATCCCAGGCGCGTCATGACGCCCAAGCCGCCCGTGCCGGTGCCCTCATCCTGAGTCTGGGGCTCGACACCGCCCTGGTGCGCGACATCGTCCTCGCCCCTGAGCGTGCCTGGGAACGCGCGGGTGCCACCCACCCCTCGCCCGGTCTCTCCCGCCACGGGAACCCGGCCCGCGTTCTCGAATTCATCAGACCGCTCGCCCCTAGTCTTCCTCCGAAGGCGCACGTCGACCAGCTCGCGGAGGCGACCAGGCTGGTCGCTCTGCTGCTCATCGTCGCCGCACGTGAGGACTCGACCGTGGCGGGCCTCCTGCGGGCGGTCTCGTTCCCGGACCGTCTCGCCCGCCCCGCGGGAGAGACCCAACCTGTCTCCACCCGCATTGCCCCTGACCCCGGAGAGGAGGGTGTGGCGGCGTCGGTGGCGGCGGGGTTCCTTTGGAACGCGGCCAACACGACGCGCGATCTGGAGGACATGTCGGCCAACCTCCCCGCCGCCTTAAGCCAATTGACCGGCCGCCTTATCGACGAGCTGAGGCCGCCCGAGGCGCCGGACCCGGCCGAGGCCCCGTACCTCCGCCTCACCGCACTGACGCTGGCCGCGGTGGCGGACCGCTTGCTGCATGCCCCCGAAGCGGCCGAGGCGTACCGGCACACCGTCAGAGGCGTCATGGCGCGGTGCGGGCGCGCCGACGGCACGATGCCGAAGCCGGAGACGATCGTGCTGGTCCGCGCGTGA
- a CDS encoding C2 family cysteine protease, translating into MVFLDEKAPDGKKIDEALKELKGLEGDDFGLNGNRDELEKVAKKLDGLTGAELDAVISKADAKDLAHYDKLAKNTEGSWLLSENGLEKDDRSTTYGRWLSRISPHNFDKFTKAFPGVQPTFTNSNPYKRHGNDQNGQTNSGIHWQNPSDPLFNGEPSADDINQNQFGDCWYVASLAAVAQKDPQFIKEGIKENANGTVSVRIWDEDGNHRWVTMTPDLPTDTNGDPIGTYGNGSTWSAYYEKAFALSYTDEKGETGYGGIEGDDPKESAPYLTGNEGDDITKNGGFLWLEEKEDKNLESLKEAFDAGHPVTVSTPDDESLEKDVPKEWGRSYSSNHAYYVRGFTDDGKIILGNPWGVSDYKPIEVSQEQFNKYFGWPEKYDMPNR; encoded by the coding sequence ATGGTCTTCCTGGACGAGAAGGCGCCGGACGGCAAGAAGATCGACGAAGCCTTGAAGGAACTGAAGGGGCTGGAGGGTGACGACTTCGGCCTCAACGGTAACCGCGACGAGCTCGAAAAAGTCGCCAAAAAGCTCGATGGCCTGACGGGCGCGGAACTCGATGCGGTCATCTCCAAGGCGGACGCCAAGGACCTCGCCCACTACGACAAGTTGGCCAAGAACACCGAAGGCTCGTGGCTTCTCAGCGAGAACGGCTTGGAGAAGGACGACCGCAGTACCACCTACGGCCGGTGGCTCTCCAGGATCAGCCCGCACAACTTCGACAAGTTCACCAAGGCCTTTCCCGGAGTCCAGCCGACCTTCACCAACAGCAACCCGTACAAGAGGCACGGTAACGACCAGAACGGCCAGACGAACTCCGGAATCCACTGGCAGAACCCGTCCGACCCCCTGTTCAACGGGGAGCCCTCGGCCGACGACATCAACCAGAATCAGTTCGGTGACTGCTGGTACGTCGCGTCCCTCGCCGCCGTCGCACAAAAGGACCCTCAGTTCATCAAGGAGGGAATCAAGGAGAACGCGAACGGCACCGTCAGCGTGCGCATCTGGGACGAGGACGGCAATCACCGCTGGGTCACCATGACCCCCGATCTGCCCACCGACACCAACGGGGATCCCATCGGCACCTACGGCAACGGCTCAACGTGGTCGGCCTATTACGAGAAGGCGTTCGCGCTGTCGTACACGGACGAGAAGGGCGAGACCGGCTACGGCGGCATCGAGGGTGATGACCCCAAGGAGTCCGCGCCGTACCTCACGGGGAACGAAGGAGACGACATCACCAAGAATGGTGGCTTCCTCTGGCTCGAGGAGAAGGAGGACAAGAACCTGGAGTCCTTGAAGGAGGCATTCGACGCGGGGCACCCAGTGACAGTATCCACTCCGGACGACGAGAGCCTGGAGAAGGACGTCCCCAAGGAATGGGGCCGTTCCTACTCCAGCAACCACGCCTACTACGTCCGCGGATTCACTGACGATGGGAAGATCATCCTCGGCAACCCTTGGGGTGTCAGTGACTACAAGCCGATCGAAGTGAGCCAGGAGCAGTTCAACAAGTACTTCGGGTGGCCCGAGAAATACGACATGCCGAATCGGTGA
- a CDS encoding response regulator transcription factor: MTTTRPTGLTRPEGAPIRVLLADDQTLVRAAFAMLVDSAGDMTVVGEAGTGREAVAQTRAARPDLVIMDIRMPDVDGIEATRRIAQDPDLADVRVLALTTYDTDEHIVEALRAGASGFLVKDTRPAELLDAIRTVAAGEALLSPGPTARLIARVLRLPAAPPPAAPPTAALATLSERERQVLTLVGRGLNNAEIGEALHLSPLTAKTHVSRIMGKLAARDRAQLVVAAYESGLVTPASCPTEASSGEPSG; the protein is encoded by the coding sequence ATGACCACCACGCGGCCCACGGGGCTCACGCGGCCGGAGGGCGCCCCGATCAGGGTCCTGCTGGCGGACGACCAGACCCTGGTCCGCGCCGCGTTCGCCATGCTCGTGGACTCGGCGGGGGACATGACGGTGGTGGGCGAGGCGGGTACCGGGCGCGAGGCCGTGGCCCAGACCCGTGCCGCCCGCCCCGACCTGGTCATCATGGACATCCGGATGCCCGACGTGGACGGCATCGAGGCCACCCGCCGCATCGCCCAGGACCCCGACCTCGCGGACGTCCGGGTCCTGGCCCTGACCACGTACGACACCGACGAGCACATCGTGGAGGCGCTGCGCGCGGGCGCCTCCGGCTTCCTGGTCAAGGACACCCGCCCCGCCGAACTCCTGGACGCCATCCGCACCGTGGCCGCAGGCGAGGCCCTGCTGTCTCCCGGCCCCACCGCCCGCCTCATCGCCCGCGTCCTGCGCCTGCCCGCGGCCCCACCCCCGGCGGCCCCGCCGACCGCGGCCCTCGCCACCCTCTCCGAACGCGAACGCCAGGTCCTCACCCTGGTCGGCCGCGGCCTGAACAACGCGGAGATCGGCGAGGCGCTGCACCTGAGCCCGCTGACCGCGAAGACGCACGTCAGCCGCATCATGGGCAAGCTGGCCGCCCGCGACCGCGCCCAACTGGTGGTCGCGGCCTACGAGTCGGGCCTGGTGACACCGGCATCGTGCCCGACGGAAGCCTCCTCGGGAGAACCCTCGGGCTGA
- a CDS encoding sensor histidine kinase: MRTDAALAAAVLTLQCVLASVLPESEGHRPGILGWLLLVASAVALIERRRSPMLVTVAVVLLVGPYHAMDNVHLAVVPAGMVAVFTLAVTGPPLRAYLTVGTVIGIMVTIMATGETPHAGVDMLRSSGWVLAVVVLGDAVRIHRRYIAAIVERAERAERTREEEAARRVAEERLRIARDLHDLLAHSITLIGVQTSVAAHVLIADPERLDRAALATALDGIADTCRDARAELRTTLRVLRADDAPGGDGRDPLPHLDGLPDLANTARAAGAEVDLAVLPGDREPAPVPAAVGAAAYRIVQESLTNAVRHGGPDVRIRVRVERTRPPGALRVTVIDTGPGRAPAEPPTGGAVTGGAAEPPTGGVGFGIAGMRERARSVGGTLDAGSHETGGFQVTALLPLDAGSHHEEKP, encoded by the coding sequence GCCGCCGCCGTGCTCACGCTCCAGTGCGTCCTGGCGTCGGTCCTCCCGGAGAGCGAGGGGCACCGCCCCGGGATCCTGGGCTGGCTGCTGCTCGTGGCCAGCGCCGTGGCGCTGATCGAGCGCCGCCGCAGCCCCATGCTCGTCACCGTCGCCGTCGTTCTGCTCGTCGGCCCGTACCACGCCATGGACAACGTGCACCTCGCCGTCGTCCCCGCCGGGATGGTCGCCGTCTTCACCCTCGCCGTCACCGGACCGCCGCTGCGCGCGTACCTCACCGTCGGCACCGTCATCGGGATCATGGTCACGATCATGGCGACCGGTGAGACACCGCACGCGGGCGTGGACATGCTGCGCAGCTCCGGCTGGGTGCTGGCGGTGGTGGTCCTCGGGGACGCCGTCCGCATCCACCGCCGGTACATCGCCGCCATCGTGGAACGCGCCGAGCGCGCCGAACGCACCCGCGAGGAGGAGGCGGCCCGGCGGGTCGCCGAGGAACGGCTGCGGATCGCCCGCGACCTCCACGACCTGCTCGCGCACAGCATCACGCTCATCGGGGTCCAGACCTCCGTCGCCGCCCACGTGCTGATCGCCGATCCGGAGCGACTCGACCGCGCCGCGCTCGCCACGGCGCTCGACGGCATCGCCGACACCTGCCGCGACGCGCGCGCCGAACTGCGCACCACCCTGCGGGTGCTGCGGGCCGACGACGCCCCCGGCGGCGACGGCCGGGACCCGCTGCCCCACCTCGACGGGCTGCCCGACCTGGCCAACACCGCACGGGCGGCCGGCGCGGAGGTCGACCTGGCGGTCCTGCCCGGCGACCGGGAGCCCGCCCCCGTACCCGCCGCGGTCGGCGCCGCCGCGTACCGCATCGTCCAGGAGTCCCTCACCAACGCGGTACGGCACGGTGGCCCCGACGTACGGATACGGGTACGGGTCGAACGGACCCGCCCGCCCGGCGCCCTGCGCGTCACCGTCATCGACACCGGCCCGGGCCGCGCACCGGCCGAGCCGCCCACCGGCGGGGCGGTCACCGGCGGGGCGGCCGAGCCGCCCACCGGCGGGGTCGGCTTCGGCATCGCGGGGATGCGGGAACGCGCCCGCAGTGTGGGTGGCACCCTGGACGCCGGGTCGCACGAGACCGGAGGCTTCCAGGTCACCGCGCTGCTCCCGCTGGACGCCGGCTCGCATCACGAGGAGAAGCCATGA